Proteins from a single region of Numenius arquata chromosome Z, bNumArq3.hap1.1, whole genome shotgun sequence:
- the CHRNA6 gene encoding neuronal acetylcholine receptor subunit alpha-6 has translation MHPEGRLCWCYPAFCAWAFVFTSLIKDTTACESEERLFHKLFSQYNQFIRPVENVSDPVTVYFEVAITQLTNVDEVNQIMETNLWLRHVWNDYKLRWDPREYDGIEFVRVPADKIWKPDIVLYNNAVGDFQVEGKTKALLRYDGMITWTPPAIFKSSCPMDITFFPFDHQNCSLKFGSWTYDKAKIDLLIIGSKVDMNDFWENSEWEIVDASGYKHDIKYNCCEEIYTDITYSFYIRRLPMFYTINLIIPCLFISFLTVLVFYLPSDCGEKVTLCISVLLSLTVFLLVITETIPSTSLVIPLVGEYLLFTMIFVTLSIVITVFVLNIHYRTPTTHTMPKWVKTVFLSLLPKVLLMQRPLELQKKNTSRKYKKESADTSGKSKHSKHKGTKLQKDQRCSHCDKATELTTSKRRRLSHQSLKWMAEHMEYSPEVKEVISSVQFIAENMRSQNETKEVEDDWKYVAMVIDRVFLWVFIILCVFGTAGLFIQPLIADT, from the exons ATGCATCCTGAGGGGAGGCTATGTTGGTGCTACCCTGCTTTCTGTGCATGGGCATTCGTGTTCACATCCTTGATTAAAG ATACCACAGCCTGCGAATCAGAGGAACGGTTATTTCACAAACTCTTCTCCCAGTACAACCAGTTCATCAGGCCAGTGGAAAATGTGTCTGATCCTGTCACAGTGTATTTTGAAGTTGCCATTACCCAGCTTACAAATGTG GATGAAGTCAATCAGATTATGGAAACAAATTTGTGGCTAAGACAC GTTTGGAATGACTACAAATTGCGATGGGATCCCAGAGAATATGATGGCATTGAATTTGTTCGAGTACCAGCGGATAAAATTTGGAAACCAGATATTGTCTTGTATAATAA TGCTGTGGGAGATTTTCAAGTTGAAGGCAAGACCAAAGCCCTCCTCCGCTATGATGGAATGATCACCTGGACCCcaccagctatttttaaaagttcctgTCCTATGGATATTACCTTTTTCCCATTTGATCATCAGAACTGTTCACTGAAATTTGGCTCTTGGACCTATGACAAAGCCAAAATTGATCTTCTGATCATTGGATCCAAAGTAGATATGAATGACTTTTGGGAAAACAGTGAATGGGAAATAGTTGATGCTTCTGGCTACAAACATGACATCAAATATAACTGCTGTGAAGAGATCTACACAGATATAACGTATTCCTTTTACATTCGAAGGTTGCCAATGTTCTACACTATAAATCTGATCATACCCTGCCTCTTCATTTCATTCTTGACTGTGTTAGTTTTTTACCTGCCATCTGACTGTGGTGAGAAAGTGACTCTTTGCATCTCTGTGCTCCTGTCTTTGACTGTATTTTTACTGGTGATCACAGAAACAATCCCATCCACCTCTTTAGTAATTCCCCTCGTAGGTGAATATTTACTCTTCACTATGATATTCGTGACTCTGTCAATTGTCATCACAGTGTTTGTCCTGAATATACATTACAGGactccaaccacacacacaatgcCCAAATGGGTAAAAACAGTCTTTCTTAGCCTGCTCCCCAAAGTCCTGTTGATGCAGAGGCCActagaactgcagaaaaaaaatacttccagaaAGTACAAAAAAGAATCAGCCGATACATCAGGCAAGTCAAAGCACAGCAAACACAAAGGTACCAAATTACAAAAAGATCAGCGATGCAGTCACTGTGATAAGGCAACTGAACTCACTACCAGCAAAAGAAGACGACTGAGCCATCAGTCACTTAAATGGATGGCAGAGCACATGGAGTACTCCCCAGAAGTGAAGGAAGTCATTAGCAGTGTTCAATTCATTGCAGAGAACATGAGGTcacaaaatgaaaccaaagag GTAGAAGATGATTGGAAATACGTAGCTATGGTGATAGACAGAGTATTTCTCTGGGTATTTATTATCCTTTGTGTGTTTGGGACAGCAGGGCTCTTTATCCAGCCTCTAATAGCAGATACATAA